A stretch of DNA from Methylobacterium sp. CB376:
GTTTAATCGGAACGCACCAATTCGAATGGTTAACGTCCTGTGAAAAGCGGGTATAAATCCTGGCCGGAAATGTTGCCGAGACATAAAATTCAGAAACGGAGTGAAACGATCTGCGATCGAATGTTGACCGATCGCGTCACAAATAACGTGCGAATAGCCTGGACATCGGAACTGGTCGAGGCGCGTGATTCAACTCAAAGTCGCAAAATACAACTTGTGATACGGGATTCCGGCGAGCTGCGAATCGGGGCCGGAAGCTCGGCGCGGAGGAGTGGGCCGGCGATCCGCCACGATCGGAAAGTCGCGCGGAGCAGAGAGCCGGGCGCCGGATTGCCGGAATGCTTGCCGGGCGGAGGATCGTCTCTCCCTCCGGCGCTCGGACCGCGGCGGATCCCCGGCACTGCCGGGTTCGCCCCGCGGACCGCCTGCTTCGCTTCACGAGCCGCCCGGTTCGCCCCGCGAGCCGCCCGGTTCGCCCCGCGAGCCGCACGGTTCGCCCCGCGAGCCGCACGGTTCGCGCCGCGAGCCGCAGGATGATCCGAAAGTCTGACGACGAACGGAGCATTGGGTTCGGTCCCCGGCCGGGCTAACCCTAAGGCTGCGGCCGTGACGGGACGCGCAGCGGAGGCCGGAGCGCACCGGCCCCGACCGCGCCCGCTCGGATCGAGATCGCGCGGCGACAGAGCCGCCCGGCGGGACGCGCAGGCGCCCCGGCGGATAGGCGGCTCGCACGACAGAGGAACGCCCCCATGGCAACAGCAACCGCGGTCGGTCAGGCGGTCGATGCCGCCCGTCCGATGAGCCGGGAGGAGAAGCGGGTCATCCTGGCTTCGTCCCTCGGCACCGTCTTCGAGTGGTACGATTTCTATCTCTACGGCTCGCTCGCCGCGGTGATCGGCGCGCAGTTCTTCTCCGCCTACCCGGAGGCGACGCGCAACATCTTCGCGCTGCTCGCCTTCGCGGCGGGCTTCCTGGTGCGGCCCTTCGGCGCCCTGGTGTTCGGGCGGCTCGGCGACATGGTCGGGCGCAAGCACACCTTCCTCATCACCATCCTGATCATGGGCCTGTCGACCTTCTGCGTCGGCCTCCTGCCCTCCTACGGCGCGCTCGCCGCCTACGGCATCGGCTGGCTCGCCCCGGTGACGCTGCTCGCCCTGCGCATGCTGCAGGGCCTGGCGCTCGGCGGCGAGTACGGGGGCGCGGCCGTCTACGTGGCCGAGCACGCGCCCCGCAACCGGCGCGGCTTCTACACCTCCTTCATCCAGACGACGGCGACGCTCGGGCTGCTGCTCTCGCTGATCATCATCCTGTCGACCCAGGGCTACGTGAACGCGGCCTACCCGCCGACCGTGACGCAGAACCCGGACGGCACCACGACGACGCTCACCGCCTTCCAGGTCTGGGGCTGGCGCATTCCCTTCCTGGTCTCGGTGGTGCTGCTCGCCATCTCGGTCTGGATCCGCCTGCAGATGCAGGAGAGCCCCGCCTTCAAGAAGATGAAGGAGGAGGGCACCCACTCGAAGGCCCCGCTCTCGGAGGCGTTCGGCCAGTGGCGCAACGCCAAGTGGGCGCTCCTCGCCCTGCTCGGCCTCACCGCCGGCCAGGCCGTGGTCTGGTACACGGGCCAGTTCTACGCCCTCTTCTTCCTCCAGAGCATCCTCAAGGTCGACCAGTACACGGCGAACGTGCTGATCGCCTGGTCGCTGGTTCTGGGCACCGGCGGCTTCCTGTTCTTCGGCGCGCTGTCCGACCGGGTCGGCCGCAAGCCGATCATCCTGGGCGGCTGCCTGATCGCGGCGATGACCTACTTCCCGCTCTTCAAGGTGCTGACCGCCAACGCCAACCCGAAGCTCTACGCGGCGCAATCCAGCGTCGAGGTCGTGGTCAGGACGAACCCGGACGAGTGCTCGTTCCAGTTCAACCCGGTCGGCACGGCCAAGTTCACCAAGGAGTGCGACGTCGCCAAGGCGCTGCTCGCCCGCAACGCGGTGAACTACCGGACCGAGGCGGTGCCGGCGGGCACGCCCACCAGCGTGACCGTGGCCGGCAAGTCCTTCGCGGTGAGCGACCCGGCCTTCGCCAAGGCAGTGCCGGCCGCCCTCGCGGAGGCGGGCTATCCGGGCGCCAACAACCCCGAGATCGTGAGGGCCCAGCACCCGGTCGACATCTTCTCGGGCCAGAAGCTGACCGTGGTGGCGGTGCTGACCGTCCTCGTCCTCTACGTGACGATGGTCTACGGCCCGATCGCCGCCGCCCTGGTCGAGCTGTTCCCGACCCGGATCCGCTACACCTCGATGTCCCTGCCCTACCACATCGGCAACGGCTGGTTCGGCGGCCTCCTGCCCGCCACCGCCTTCGCCATGGTGGCCCAGACCGGCGACATCTATTACGGCCTCTGGTACCCGATCGTGATCGCCATGATGACCTTCGTCATCGGCCTCCTGTTCGTGCCCGAGACCAAGGACCGCGACATCCTGGCCTGACGCGCCCCGGCGCGGAGAGCCCCGCCCCCGCGAGGGGGCGGGGCTCTCGTCGTTGCCATGCGCCGCGGCGGCCGGGGATCGAGGGGAGGCGGGGATCCTCCGCCGCGTCCGGCGCGGGGCCGTCCCCGCGCACACGGGATCGTGAGGATCGCGGCGGCCGGATGCCGCAATGTGACCGTTCTTTGCCTCAGGGTCAGGATCTCGGGCCGCCCCCGGGCGGCCGGCCGCGCGGAGGATGGCCATGGTGCGGGCGGGGCAGCGGAACCGGGTCGCGGCGGGCCTCTGCGTCGCTCTCCTCCTCCTCGCCGGGGCGGCGCCCGCGCGCGCCGCCTCCCCGGACGAGGACGCGGCCTTCCTCAACGCGCTCACCTGGGGCGTGACCCCGTCCGGCTTCGCGGAGCTGCGCGCCCTCGGCCGGGCCCGCTGGCTCGCCGCGCAGCTGCACCCACGGGCGGAGCCCCGGCTGCCGCCGGCCGCCCAGGCGCAGGTTGAGGCCCTCACCCCGCGGCAGCCGCTGCGCGAGCGGATCGTCGCCCTCGACGCGCAGCAGAGGGCGGCGGGCGCCCTGCCGGACGCGGAAGCCCGCAAGGCGGCGCTGCAGGCCTACCAGGAGGCGCTGAACGCGGCCCTGCGCGACGCCGTCGCGGCGACGCTGCTGCGCGCCCTCTCCAGCCCGGACCAGCTGCGCGAGCGGCTGACCTGGATCTGGTTCAACCGCTTCAACGTCCACCAGGGCAAGGCGAACCTGCGCGCCATGGTGGGCGACTACCTCGACACCGCGATCCGCCCCCACGCCCTCGGCCGCTTCCGCGACCTCCTCGGGGCGACGCTGCGCCACCCGGCCATGCTGCGCTACCTCGACAATGCCGAGAACGCCGCCGGCCGCCTCAACGAGAACTACGCGCGCGAGCTGATGGAACTCCACACGATGGGCGTCGGCTCCGGCTACACGCAGGCGGACGTGGAGGCCCTCGCCCGCATCCTCACCGGAATCGGCCTCGACGCGCGCCCCGAGGACCCGAAGCTGCCGCCCGAGCGCCGCGCCGACCTGATCCGGGACGGAGTGTTCATCTTCAACCCGGCGCGGCACGATTACGGCGACAAGGTCCTGCTCGGCCACACCATCCGGGGCCGCGGCTTCGCCGAGGTGGAGGAGGCCCTCGACCTCCTGGCGGCTCAGCCGGCGACGGCCCGCCACGTCTCGCGGATGCTCGCCGCCGCCCTGACCGGGGCGGAGCCGCCCGACGCCCTGGTGGAGCGCCTCGCCGCCGTGTTCGTCCGGACGCGGGGCGACATCGCCGCGACGGTCGCGGCCCTGGCCGAGTCGCCCGACCTCACCCGCGCGGCCGCGCCCTTCAAGGACCCGATGCGCTACGTGCTCTCGGCCCTGCGCCTCGCCTACGACACCCGGGTGATCCTCAATACCGGCCCCGTCCAGGGCT
This window harbors:
- a CDS encoding MFS transporter; the encoded protein is MATATAVGQAVDAARPMSREEKRVILASSLGTVFEWYDFYLYGSLAAVIGAQFFSAYPEATRNIFALLAFAAGFLVRPFGALVFGRLGDMVGRKHTFLITILIMGLSTFCVGLLPSYGALAAYGIGWLAPVTLLALRMLQGLALGGEYGGAAVYVAEHAPRNRRGFYTSFIQTTATLGLLLSLIIILSTQGYVNAAYPPTVTQNPDGTTTTLTAFQVWGWRIPFLVSVVLLAISVWIRLQMQESPAFKKMKEEGTHSKAPLSEAFGQWRNAKWALLALLGLTAGQAVVWYTGQFYALFFLQSILKVDQYTANVLIAWSLVLGTGGFLFFGALSDRVGRKPIILGGCLIAAMTYFPLFKVLTANANPKLYAAQSSVEVVVRTNPDECSFQFNPVGTAKFTKECDVAKALLARNAVNYRTEAVPAGTPTSVTVAGKSFAVSDPAFAKAVPAALAEAGYPGANNPEIVRAQHPVDIFSGQKLTVVAVLTVLVLYVTMVYGPIAAALVELFPTRIRYTSMSLPYHIGNGWFGGLLPATAFAMVAQTGDIYYGLWYPIVIAMMTFVIGLLFVPETKDRDILA
- a CDS encoding DUF1800 domain-containing protein encodes the protein MVRAGQRNRVAAGLCVALLLLAGAAPARAASPDEDAAFLNALTWGVTPSGFAELRALGRARWLAAQLHPRAEPRLPPAAQAQVEALTPRQPLRERIVALDAQQRAAGALPDAEARKAALQAYQEALNAALRDAVAATLLRALSSPDQLRERLTWIWFNRFNVHQGKANLRAMVGDYLDTAIRPHALGRFRDLLGATLRHPAMLRYLDNAENAAGRLNENYARELMELHTMGVGSGYTQADVEALARILTGIGLDARPEDPKLPPERRADLIRDGVFIFNPARHDYGDKVLLGHTIRGRGFAEVEEALDLLAAQPATARHVSRMLAAALTGAEPPDALVERLAAVFVRTRGDIAATVAALAESPDLTRAAAPFKDPMRYVLSALRLAYDTRVILNTGPVQGWLTRLGEGLFNRSTPDGYPLAAAAWNGPGQLVARFEVARQIGSGPAGLFRPPGPDATEEPAFPLVQNALYFSTLAGMLGEPTRAALARAVSPQEWNTLFLSSPEFMR